In a genomic window of Flavobacterium sp. KACC 22761:
- the pyk gene encoding pyruvate kinase — protein MLTNKKTKIVATLGPACSTREIIKDMIEAGVNVFRINFSHADYEGVKEKIDIIRGLNEEFGYTTAILGDLQGPKLRVGVMEEGTVVHDGDEITFTTAEDIIGTSKRVFMKYQNFPNDVNPGERILLDDGKLIFEIVSTDKKTEVVAKVIQGGELKSKKGVNLPNTKISLPALTEKDIADAIFAIEQKVDWIALSFVKTPRDLQDLQELIAKHSEVKIPIIAKIEMPEALENMDKIVAYCDGLMVARGDLGVELPAHEVPLVQKDLIRRAKTARIPVIVATQMMETMITSLTPTRAEVNDVANSVMDGADAVMLSGETATGNYPVQVIQKMAQICEAVENSPLIQVPQNTPQIKTKRFVTKTVCHQAALLANEINAKAICTLTNSGYTAFQISAWRPSSAHILVFTSNRRILTQLNLLWGVKSFYYDNEESTDDTVTDVNKIAVDKGYATKGDYLINLAAMPIKDKGMVNTMRVSEIE, from the coding sequence ATGTTAACAAACAAGAAAACCAAAATTGTTGCTACACTTGGTCCCGCATGTAGTACAAGAGAGATTATCAAGGATATGATCGAGGCAGGGGTTAATGTGTTTAGAATCAATTTTTCGCATGCAGATTACGAAGGAGTAAAAGAAAAAATCGATATCATTAGAGGCTTAAATGAAGAGTTTGGTTATACAACAGCAATCCTTGGAGATTTGCAAGGACCAAAACTTAGAGTTGGAGTAATGGAAGAAGGAACAGTAGTACACGATGGAGACGAAATCACTTTTACTACTGCTGAAGATATTATCGGAACATCAAAAAGAGTGTTCATGAAATATCAAAATTTCCCAAATGATGTGAATCCGGGAGAGCGTATTTTGCTTGATGATGGTAAACTTATTTTCGAAATTGTTTCTACAGATAAAAAGACAGAAGTTGTTGCTAAAGTTATTCAAGGTGGAGAATTAAAATCTAAAAAAGGAGTTAATCTTCCAAACACAAAAATTTCTTTACCAGCTTTAACAGAAAAAGATATTGCAGATGCTATTTTTGCAATCGAACAAAAAGTAGACTGGATCGCACTTTCATTCGTGAAAACTCCACGCGATTTACAAGATTTGCAAGAGTTAATTGCAAAACATTCAGAAGTAAAAATCCCAATTATTGCTAAAATTGAAATGCCAGAAGCTCTTGAGAACATGGACAAAATTGTAGCGTATTGCGATGGTTTAATGGTTGCTCGTGGAGATCTTGGTGTTGAGCTTCCTGCTCACGAAGTTCCTTTGGTACAAAAAGATTTGATCAGAAGAGCTAAAACAGCTAGAATTCCGGTTATCGTTGCGACACAAATGATGGAAACAATGATTACAAGTTTGACTCCAACAAGAGCAGAAGTAAACGACGTTGCAAACTCTGTAATGGATGGTGCTGATGCTGTAATGTTGTCTGGAGAAACTGCAACAGGAAATTATCCAGTTCAAGTAATTCAAAAAATGGCGCAAATTTGTGAAGCTGTAGAAAACTCTCCGCTTATTCAAGTGCCTCAAAATACACCACAAATTAAAACGAAACGTTTTGTTACTAAAACAGTTTGCCACCAAGCAGCTTTATTAGCAAATGAAATCAATGCAAAAGCGATTTGTACTTTGACAAACAGCGGTTATACAGCATTCCAAATTTCAGCTTGGAGACCATCATCAGCTCACATTTTGGTATTTACTTCAAACAGAAGAATCTTAACACAATTGAATTTATTATGGGGAGTTAAATCTTTCTACTATGATAATGAAGAAAGTACAGATGATACTGTAACTGATGTAAACAAAATTGCAGTTGATAAAGGATATGCAACAAAAGGTGATTATTTGATCAACCTTGCTGCGATGCCAATTAAAGATAAAGGAATGGTGAATACCATGAGAGTTTCTGAAATAGAATAG
- a CDS encoding arylsulfatase: MKQSKLRNAIMLFALVCFTVVQVNAQKKPNILILWGDDIGTTNISAYSDGVMGYTTPNIDRLANEGLRFLHYYGEQSCTAGRAAFLTGQHGLRTGLTKVGYPGAPMGISQLDPSIGGIMKSLGYATGQFGKNHVGDRNENLPTVNGFDEFFGNLYHLNAEEEPELPDYPKDPEYLKKFGPRGVLKCTATNVDDATTDPRFGRVGKQKIEDTGALTKKRMETIDDETSAAAIDYIKRQVAAGKPFFCWFNATRMHLRTHVRAEHRGRYTHGDSEYIDGMIEHDETIGSILKALDDLGIADNTIVVYSTDNGPHMNTWPDAAMTPFRSEKNTNWEGAFRVPCIVRWPGVIKPGTLTNELMSHNDWMPTLASIAGEPDLVNKLLKGYSANGKSYKVHLDGFDQSNFLRGKTQKSARDKFFYTDDDGLLVGLREGDYKYVFAEQRMQGTLGVWGEPFTKLRLQKIFNLYQDPFERADITSNTYWDWVMNHVQMVYGAIYDVGVFAQTFKDYPPRSIPPSFSAYTIMEEAMKDIKAQKYIEQNVLPKLKEEAQDAPKKKK; this comes from the coding sequence ATGAAACAAAGTAAACTTAGAAATGCCATAATGCTTTTTGCATTAGTATGCTTCACGGTTGTTCAGGTGAATGCTCAAAAAAAACCTAATATTTTAATACTATGGGGTGATGATATTGGAACTACCAATATTAGTGCTTACAGTGATGGAGTAATGGGTTATACAACCCCAAATATTGATCGTTTAGCTAATGAAGGACTTCGTTTTCTTCATTATTATGGGGAGCAGAGCTGTACCGCAGGACGTGCCGCTTTTTTAACAGGACAACATGGTCTTAGAACCGGACTTACAAAAGTAGGTTATCCAGGAGCGCCGATGGGAATTAGTCAGTTAGATCCTTCTATTGGAGGAATTATGAAAAGCCTTGGTTATGCTACAGGTCAGTTTGGTAAAAATCACGTTGGAGATCGCAATGAAAATCTGCCAACAGTGAATGGTTTTGATGAATTCTTTGGAAATCTGTATCACTTAAATGCAGAAGAAGAACCAGAATTGCCAGATTATCCTAAAGATCCAGAATATTTGAAAAAATTTGGACCAAGAGGAGTTTTAAAATGTACTGCAACAAATGTTGATGATGCAACAACTGACCCACGTTTTGGAAGAGTTGGAAAACAAAAAATCGAAGATACAGGAGCGCTTACTAAAAAAAGAATGGAAACCATAGATGACGAAACTTCTGCAGCAGCAATTGATTACATCAAAAGGCAAGTTGCAGCTGGAAAACCATTTTTCTGCTGGTTTAATGCTACTCGTATGCACCTTCGAACACACGTTAGAGCAGAACACAGGGGCAGATATACACATGGAGACAGTGAATATATTGACGGTATGATTGAACATGACGAAACGATCGGAAGTATTTTAAAAGCATTAGATGATCTAGGAATTGCTGACAACACTATTGTGGTTTATTCGACAGATAATGGTCCTCATATGAATACATGGCCTGATGCGGCAATGACACCATTCCGTTCAGAAAAAAACACGAACTGGGAAGGAGCTTTCCGTGTGCCTTGTATTGTGCGATGGCCAGGTGTTATTAAACCAGGAACCCTTACTAACGAATTAATGAGTCATAACGACTGGATGCCAACTCTGGCTTCAATTGCCGGTGAACCAGATTTAGTTAATAAACTTTTAAAGGGCTATTCTGCAAACGGAAAATCATACAAAGTACATTTAGATGGTTTTGATCAAAGTAATTTTTTAAGAGGCAAAACGCAAAAAAGTGCCAGAGATAAATTCTTCTATACAGATGATGATGGTCTTTTGGTTGGTCTAAGAGAAGGAGATTATAAATATGTTTTTGCAGAACAGCGCATGCAGGGAACATTGGGAGTTTGGGGTGAGCCTTTTACTAAATTGCGTTTGCAGAAAATATTCAATCTATATCAAGACCCATTTGAGAGAGCCGATATAACCTCAAATACGTACTGGGATTGGGTAATGAATCATGTTCAGATGGTGTATGGTGCTATATATGATGTTGGTGTATTTGCCCAAACATTTAAAGATTATCCACCAAGATCAATACCGCCAAGTTTCTCTGCTTATACTATTATGGAAGAAGCAATGAAAGATATCAAGGCGCAAAAGTATATTGAGCAAAACGTTCTTCCTAAGTTAAAAGAAGAAGCACAAGACGCTCCAAAAAAGAAAAAATAA
- a CDS encoding HAD family hydrolase — MYKKIVLISMLLFLFVSCKKSEENTAVTPKDSTSTVATSGDPLPSWNDGPLKKDIIAYVEKVTKEGSPDFIPVENRIATFDNDGTLWAEKPLAQELFAFYRVKKMVEANPELAKKQPFKAVIEKDKTYFEKGGDKALVELVAATHTGMTEDEFETSAKDFYAGATYPGKNVPLKQIRYQPQLELLNYLRANGFKTFIVTGGTVEFVRAIAPDFYGIPKDQVVGTSFKYKFDDAKNAVVREPALNHFNDKEGKPVAIQLEIGQRPIFACGNEGGAGDLAMLRYSSGSKYPSFQLIVNHNDSIREYNYQEKDNLSLNTAAKYKYHVVSMKDDWKKVFADK, encoded by the coding sequence ATGTATAAAAAAATAGTACTAATCTCAATGCTTCTTTTTTTATTTGTATCCTGCAAAAAATCAGAAGAGAACACTGCTGTAACTCCAAAAGACAGTACGTCCACGGTTGCAACAAGTGGCGACCCATTGCCAAGCTGGAACGACGGCCCTTTAAAAAAAGACATTATTGCTTACGTTGAAAAAGTAACTAAAGAAGGAAGTCCAGATTTTATTCCAGTAGAAAATAGAATTGCCACTTTTGATAATGATGGAACACTTTGGGCCGAAAAACCTCTTGCTCAAGAATTATTTGCTTTTTACCGAGTTAAAAAAATGGTCGAAGCAAATCCTGAATTAGCAAAAAAGCAACCTTTTAAAGCGGTTATCGAAAAAGACAAAACCTATTTTGAAAAAGGAGGAGACAAAGCACTTGTTGAGCTAGTTGCGGCAACACACACCGGAATGACAGAAGATGAATTTGAAACTTCGGCCAAAGACTTTTATGCTGGTGCAACATATCCTGGAAAAAATGTTCCATTAAAACAAATCAGATACCAGCCACAATTAGAGCTTTTAAATTATTTGCGTGCAAATGGTTTCAAAACTTTTATTGTAACTGGAGGAACGGTTGAATTTGTACGTGCTATAGCTCCGGATTTTTACGGAATTCCAAAAGATCAGGTTGTTGGAACTTCTTTCAAATACAAATTTGACGATGCTAAAAATGCAGTGGTAAGAGAACCGGCTTTAAATCATTTTAATGATAAAGAAGGAAAACCTGTTGCAATACAATTAGAAATTGGACAACGTCCTATTTTTGCCTGCGGAAACGAAGGCGGGGCAGGAGATCTTGCCATGTTGAGATATTCTTCGGGAAGCAAATATCCATCTTTTCAGTTAATTGTAAACCATAACGATTCTATAAGAGAATACAATTATCAGGAAAAAGATAATCTTTCGTTAAACACTGCTGCAAAATACAAATATCATGTTGTAAGCATGAAGGACGACTGGAAAAAAGTTTTTGCCGATAAATAA
- a CDS encoding DUF2252 domain-containing protein, giving the protein MAENETDSAESFFDRLASKAERYDNGAAIRKEVPRSSHQEWTPPDDREDPVTILLKTSIGRIEDLLPIRYRRMIESPFAFFRGAAAIMAADLVNTPNTGVNLQLCGDCHLMNFGGFATPERKLVFDINDFDETFQGPWEWDVKRLATSFAIAGKWRKFSTKDCKAFAWHVADSYKRHMLDYSKLSALQIWYADIDLTELIDLGKDEELKEFQQKRIKKAAESIAHEKEFAKMTYLDGTRAKIKDDPPLIYHPSRDEVSYAMREAKQVHKRYVESLPEDKQILLSRYTMHDFAIKVVGVGSVGTLCGISLLMSATGEPIFLQFKEARKSVLESNVKIKAKYSHQGERIVMGQKLMQSAPDMFLGWTNDDKGKYFYIRQLRDAKIKPVIEIMKSENMEDYAKACGWALARAHARSGDPSILSGYIGNNNEFANAIAKFSMLYAHQNELDYNKMVEAVKDGRLPISAEV; this is encoded by the coding sequence ATGGCAGAAAATGAAACAGATAGTGCCGAAAGTTTTTTTGATCGATTAGCATCAAAAGCAGAACGCTATGACAATGGTGCGGCGATCAGGAAAGAAGTGCCTCGTTCTTCACATCAGGAATGGACACCTCCTGACGATCGTGAAGATCCAGTAACTATTTTATTAAAAACCAGTATTGGAAGAATTGAAGATTTACTTCCTATTCGATATAGAAGAATGATTGAATCGCCTTTTGCTTTTTTTAGAGGTGCTGCGGCAATAATGGCGGCAGATTTAGTCAATACACCAAATACAGGAGTGAATTTACAGCTTTGCGGCGATTGTCATTTAATGAATTTTGGCGGTTTTGCAACTCCAGAACGCAAGTTGGTTTTTGATATTAACGATTTTGATGAAACATTTCAAGGACCTTGGGAATGGGATGTAAAAAGACTGGCAACAAGTTTTGCAATAGCCGGAAAATGGCGAAAATTTTCAACAAAAGACTGCAAAGCATTCGCATGGCATGTTGCCGATAGTTATAAAAGACATATGCTGGATTATAGTAAATTATCGGCACTTCAAATCTGGTATGCTGATATTGACTTAACGGAGCTTATTGATCTTGGAAAAGATGAAGAATTGAAAGAATTTCAGCAGAAACGAATAAAAAAGGCAGCCGAATCTATCGCTCATGAAAAAGAATTTGCAAAAATGACGTATTTAGATGGAACTCGTGCCAAAATAAAAGATGATCCGCCCTTGATTTATCATCCATCTAGAGATGAAGTTAGTTATGCAATGCGAGAAGCCAAACAGGTTCACAAAAGATATGTCGAATCATTGCCAGAAGACAAACAGATATTATTGAGCCGATATACAATGCATGATTTTGCCATAAAAGTTGTAGGTGTAGGAAGCGTAGGAACGCTTTGTGGTATCAGTTTATTAATGTCGGCAACAGGAGAGCCTATTTTTTTGCAATTTAAAGAAGCTAGAAAAAGCGTGTTAGAATCAAATGTAAAAATCAAGGCTAAATATTCGCATCAAGGCGAGCGAATTGTAATGGGACAAAAATTAATGCAATCAGCCCCAGATATGTTTTTAGGCTGGACTAATGATGATAAAGGAAAGTATTTTTATATCCGTCAGCTTCGCGATGCTAAAATAAAACCGGTCATTGAAATTATGAAATCTGAAAACATGGAAGATTACGCAAAAGCCTGCGGATGGGCACTCGCAAGGGCACATGCACGATCTGGCGACCCGTCGATTTTATCAGGTTACATTGGAAATAACAATGAGTTTGCCAATGCAATTGCTAAATTTTCGATGTTATACGCACATCAAAATGAATTGGATTACAATAAAATGGTCGAAGCTGTTAAAGATGGCCGATTGCCAATTTCAGCAGAAGTATAA